Proteins found in one Cytophagia bacterium CHB2 genomic segment:
- a CDS encoding heme ABC transporter permease CcmB, with amino-acid sequence MNAIAKLWALLWKDLLSEFRTKELLSSMLMFALIVVVIFSFTFETGSTATREAGPGLLWVAFTFASVLGLHRSMIHEVERGSLHGLMVAPLDRGILFLAKACGNIIFIFLIEIPTFVLFAIFFNVDISVGLGKIAVIFLLGTIGFAAVGTLFSAMSVNTRTREIMLPILLFPIQVPVILAAVHATAGALAGRSWSDLGDWLKILVLFDVVFITVCFVTFEYVLEE; translated from the coding sequence ATGAACGCCATCGCCAAGTTGTGGGCGTTGTTGTGGAAGGATTTACTGTCGGAATTTCGTACGAAAGAGCTGCTTTCATCCATGCTGATGTTCGCGCTCATCGTGGTCGTGATTTTCAGCTTCACGTTTGAAACGGGCAGTACCGCGACGCGCGAAGCCGGTCCGGGGTTGCTCTGGGTTGCGTTTACGTTTGCCAGCGTGCTGGGGCTGCATCGCTCGATGATTCACGAAGTCGAGCGCGGCAGCTTGCACGGTTTGATGGTGGCCCCGCTCGATCGCGGCATTCTTTTTCTCGCGAAAGCCTGCGGCAATATTATCTTCATCTTTCTCATCGAGATTCCGACGTTCGTGCTCTTTGCGATTTTTTTTAATGTCGATATCAGCGTCGGCCTCGGCAAGATTGCGGTGATTTTTTTGCTCGGCACCATCGGTTTTGCCGCGGTTGGCACGTTGTTCAGCGCCATGTCTGTGAATACGCGCACGCGCGAGATCATGCTGCCGATCCTGCTCTTTCCCATTCAAGTTCCGGTGATTCTCGCGGCGGTGCATGCCACCGCCGGCGCGCTGGCGGGGCGCTCGTGGTCCGATCTCGGCGATTGGCTCAAAATTTTGGTTTTGTTCGATGTCGTGTTTATTACGGTATGTTTTGTGACGTTCGAATACGTGTTGGAAGAATGA
- a CDS encoding cytochrome C assembly protein, whose product MPAAEKLQRWGAILGGITAVMMLINLYNIFLLVPTEASMGIVQRIFYFHAPSAITALVIAFPVTFIYSIRYLAKHRIWDDRVAFCAAEVGVLFTTIVLITGPIWARPVWNTWWSWDPRLTTTLILWFIYVGYMMLRVYTGDEQRGARFAAVFAIVGFVDVPIVYLANRLWRTLHPQPVIFGGSDSGLEPTMRYAFIFSIVTFTLLFFFLLVLRLRLERSQLAVKAMKQEFAYAGE is encoded by the coding sequence ATGCCTGCTGCTGAAAAGTTGCAACGCTGGGGCGCAATTCTGGGGGGAATCACTGCGGTGATGATGCTCATCAACTTGTATAATATATTCCTTCTCGTTCCGACGGAAGCGAGCATGGGCATTGTGCAGCGCATATTTTATTTTCATGCGCCCTCGGCAATTACCGCGCTGGTCATCGCCTTTCCGGTGACTTTTATTTACAGTATTCGCTATCTCGCCAAGCACCGCATTTGGGATGATCGCGTGGCTTTTTGCGCCGCGGAAGTCGGAGTTTTGTTTACCACGATTGTGCTGATTACCGGCCCGATTTGGGCGCGGCCGGTGTGGAATACCTGGTGGTCTTGGGATCCGCGCTTGACCACGACGCTGATTCTCTGGTTTATTTATGTCGGTTATATGATGCTGCGCGTGTATACGGGCGACGAGCAGCGCGGCGCGCGTTTCGCGGCGGTGTTTGCCATCGTCGGTTTTGTCGATGTCCCCATCGTTTACCTGGCCAATCGCTTGTGGCGCACGCTGCATCCGCAACCCGTGATTTTCGGCGGTTCGGATTCCGGCCTGGAGCCGACCATGCGCTACGCTTTCATTTTTAGTATCGTAACGTTTACTCTACTGTTCTTTTTTTTACTCGTGCTGCGTTTGCGCCTGGAGCGCAGCCAGCTTGCGGTGAAAGCAATGAAGCAGGAATTCGCCTATGCCGGCGAATGA
- the ccmA gene encoding heme ABC exporter ATP-binding protein CcmA yields MSSAPGAPNSSPALAVKNLVKHYGSSYALRGVSLQVEAGECVSIFGPNGAGKSTLLRILSEITRPTSGEILIHGQPLHKRPLAARRELGVIGHQTFLYDDLSASENLLFFARLYDVPEARKRVATVLADVGLEKRSADRVRGFSRGMQQRLAIGRAMLHDPSILFLDEPYTGLDQHAATMLTHWIKRVRGERRTILLVTHDLGQGLAMADRAMIFLHGKLAWQGDAAPLEEKQFSALYFDLVAKGER; encoded by the coding sequence ATGAGCTCGGCTCCCGGCGCGCCCAATTCTTCTCCCGCCCTCGCGGTCAAAAACCTGGTTAAACATTACGGCTCTTCCTATGCGCTGCGCGGCGTTTCGCTGCAAGTCGAGGCCGGCGAATGCGTGAGTATTTTCGGCCCGAATGGCGCGGGTAAGAGCACGCTGTTGCGCATCCTCTCGGAAATCACGCGGCCTACCAGCGGCGAGATTTTGATTCACGGCCAGCCGCTGCACAAACGCCCGCTGGCCGCCCGCCGCGAGCTGGGCGTCATTGGCCATCAAACCTTTTTATATGACGATCTCTCCGCTTCCGAAAATCTCCTGTTTTTTGCGCGGCTTTATGATGTCCCCGAGGCGCGCAAGCGCGTGGCCACGGTGCTCGCCGACGTGGGATTGGAAAAACGCAGCGCTGATCGCGTGCGCGGCTTTTCGCGCGGCATGCAGCAGCGTCTCGCCATTGGCCGCGCCATGTTGCACGATCCCAGCATTCTGTTTCTGGACGAGCCTTACACCGGACTCGATCAACACGCGGCCACGATGTTGACGCACTGGATCAAGCGCGTGCGCGGTGAGCGGCGCACCATTTTGCTGGTCACGCACGATCTCGGCCAGGGCCTGGCCATGGCCGATCGCGCCATGATTTTCTTGCATGGCAAACTAGCCTGGCAGGGCGACGCCGCGCCGCTCGAGGAAAAACAATTCTCCGCGCTTTATTTCGACCTGGTGGCAAAGGGGGAACGATGA
- a CDS encoding CcmD family protein: protein MILMMVSLWHGMLMLLQTPNPNKNMNFLFAGYVVVWLLIVGYLYSINRRQKRLDREIALLKQMHEEK from the coding sequence ATGATTCTGATGATGGTAAGCTTGTGGCACGGGATGCTGATGCTGTTGCAAACGCCGAATCCCAACAAGAACATGAATTTTCTCTTCGCCGGATACGTGGTCGTTTGGCTGTTGATCGTGGGCTATCTTTATTCGATCAACCGCCGCCAAAAACGCCTGGACCGGGAGATCGCCTTGTTAAAACAAATGCACGAGGAGAAGTAA